The following coding sequences are from one Pseudonocardia sp. HH130630-07 window:
- a CDS encoding phosphotransferase, giving the protein MTVGVVRAGDTVRRPAGPHTPAVHALLDHLRGAGLQGVPRVFGTDRRGREILSFAPGAVVHPDHNGLVAPDRALSDVAGWIRDFHSASAEFVSPPDARWQNLFGDVGQGVIAHNDLGRWNLVRDDGGGWTFIDWDAAAPADPLWDLAYAAHGLVPLSPTAPRGLEHVDRDRRLRLLASVYGLDEAARRRLPGLVTARADAQRRLVVDGAAAGREQWRAQLRDGHHHVWARAAAFARAGEARWRRVLLAGD; this is encoded by the coding sequence ATGACTGTCGGTGTGGTCCGGGCCGGGGACACCGTCCGCCGGCCCGCCGGTCCGCACACGCCGGCGGTGCACGCCCTGCTGGACCATCTCCGCGGGGCAGGGCTGCAGGGGGTTCCCCGGGTGTTCGGCACGGACCGGCGCGGGCGCGAGATCCTCTCGTTCGCCCCGGGGGCGGTGGTGCACCCGGACCACAACGGGCTCGTGGCCCCGGACCGGGCCCTGTCCGACGTGGCCGGCTGGATCCGGGATTTCCACTCCGCCTCTGCGGAGTTCGTGTCCCCGCCCGACGCCCGCTGGCAGAACCTGTTCGGCGACGTGGGCCAGGGGGTGATCGCGCACAACGATCTCGGCCGGTGGAACCTGGTGCGCGACGACGGTGGCGGATGGACGTTCATCGACTGGGACGCCGCCGCGCCCGCGGACCCGCTGTGGGATCTCGCGTACGCGGCACACGGTCTCGTCCCGCTCTCGCCCACCGCGCCCCGGGGACTGGAACACGTGGACCGTGACCGGCGGCTGCGCCTCCTCGCCTCGGTCTACGGTCTCGACGAGGCGGCGCGGCGCCGGCTCCCCGGGCTCGTCACGGCACGGGCCGACGCCCAGCGCCGGCTCGTCGTCGACGGTGCGGCCGCGGGTCGGGAACAGTGGCGGGCCCAGCTCCGCGACGGGCACCACCACGTCTGGGCCCGGGCGGCCGCGTTCGCCCGGGCGGGCGAAGCGCGCTGGCGACGGGTGCTCCTCGCGGGTGACTGA
- a CDS encoding thioesterase II family protein, whose protein sequence is MHASSWLRCRTPKPSAGTRVVCLAHAGGSASFYNSWGSAAPAGVEVVAVQYPGREDRLSEPFAEGMAQLASRIAAALSTLDDRPTILFGHSLGAVVAYEVARVLGHRLGRPLDGVVVSGRRAPSDPPGGGVHLMPDDAVVEELVRLGGTTGELLDIPGAREVFLPAIRADFRLAETYRHVPGVELDCPVTAVIGTEDTEVDAGQAALWAAHTSGGFALRTFPGGHFYLLDHAAAVFDLFASPSVPKRG, encoded by the coding sequence GTGCACGCGAGCTCGTGGCTGCGCTGCCGCACGCCGAAACCGTCGGCCGGCACCCGGGTGGTGTGCCTGGCCCATGCCGGCGGGTCGGCGAGCTTCTACAACTCGTGGGGCTCGGCCGCCCCAGCCGGCGTCGAGGTGGTCGCGGTCCAGTACCCGGGTCGCGAGGACCGCCTGAGCGAGCCCTTCGCCGAGGGGATGGCGCAGCTCGCGTCCCGGATCGCCGCGGCGCTGTCCACCCTGGACGACCGTCCGACCATCCTGTTCGGACACAGCCTCGGTGCCGTCGTCGCGTACGAGGTGGCCCGGGTGCTGGGGCACCGGCTCGGCAGGCCCCTCGACGGCGTCGTGGTGTCGGGTCGCCGTGCGCCGTCGGACCCACCGGGCGGGGGCGTCCACCTGATGCCCGACGACGCCGTGGTGGAGGAGCTCGTCCGGCTCGGCGGCACGACCGGCGAGCTGCTGGACATCCCGGGAGCGCGCGAGGTGTTCCTCCCGGCGATCCGTGCGGACTTCCGCCTCGCCGAGACCTACCGGCACGTCCCGGGCGTCGAGCTGGACTGCCCGGTCACCGCGGTGATCGGGACCGAGGACACCGAGGTCGACGCCGGCCAGGCCGCGCTCTGGGCCGCCCACACCAGCGGTGGCTTCGCGCTGCGCACCTTCCCGGGCGGGCACTTCTACCTGCTCGATCACGCCGCTGCCGTCTTCGACCTGTTCGCCAGCCCGTCCGTTCCGAAGAGAGGTTGA
- a CDS encoding salicylate synthase, with translation MTVERRLPFEHDPVAVAAALASASTEPHVVYENHGAVTWAEGEHATISVDAAGSLLTEGGRQRLFPADGRPLGSVTAAMGAVTAPVRRLHGWAGFELSHLLHGQEPPARHGPLAYLAVPSREILLDGRDAVLRAATEPDLDLLHRRLLDAAGYAAEHDAPAAGRIEVDLRADAPGYLAAVGSAVADIRAGLLDKVILSRVVEVPGDIDLPATYLAGRRGNDPARSFLFRLGGWEAAGFSPEIVVGVDAGGAVRTQPLAGTRAFENDPSVDGARRGELYRDAKEVFEHAISVRLAADELAGVCAPDTVRIDDFMSVKERGSVQHLASDVTGRLDAEHTPWDAFATLFPAVTASGIPKSEACRRIRDAEGEPRGLYSGAVLSVGPDGTMDAALVLRTVFRRDGRTWLRAGAGVVAQSTPERELEETVEKLRSVSRFLVPAGSTVSAGAAGAAGSTVANGSAAPRVPAAAS, from the coding sequence GTGACCGTCGAACGCAGGCTCCCGTTCGAGCACGATCCCGTGGCCGTCGCCGCCGCACTGGCGTCCGCGTCCACCGAGCCGCACGTCGTGTACGAGAACCACGGTGCCGTGACCTGGGCGGAGGGGGAGCACGCGACGATCAGCGTGGACGCCGCGGGCAGCCTGCTCACCGAGGGGGGCCGGCAGCGCCTGTTCCCGGCGGACGGCCGCCCGCTCGGCTCGGTGACCGCGGCGATGGGGGCGGTCACCGCACCGGTCCGCCGGCTCCACGGGTGGGCGGGCTTCGAGCTGAGCCACCTGCTGCACGGCCAGGAGCCGCCCGCGCGGCACGGCCCGCTGGCCTACCTCGCCGTCCCGAGCCGGGAGATCCTGCTGGACGGACGGGACGCCGTACTGCGCGCCGCCACCGAGCCGGATCTGGACCTGCTGCACCGGCGGCTGCTCGACGCCGCCGGCTACGCCGCCGAGCACGACGCCCCGGCCGCCGGCCGGATCGAGGTCGACCTGCGTGCGGACGCCCCGGGCTACCTGGCGGCGGTCGGGTCGGCGGTCGCCGACATCCGCGCCGGCCTGCTGGACAAGGTGATCCTCTCGCGTGTCGTGGAGGTGCCGGGGGACATCGATCTCCCCGCGACCTACCTGGCCGGGCGGCGGGGCAACGACCCCGCGCGGTCGTTCCTGTTCCGGCTCGGTGGCTGGGAGGCCGCCGGGTTCAGCCCGGAGATCGTCGTCGGGGTGGACGCCGGGGGGGCGGTGCGGACACAGCCGCTCGCCGGGACCCGGGCGTTCGAGAACGACCCGTCCGTCGACGGCGCCCGGCGCGGCGAGCTGTACCGCGACGCTAAGGAGGTGTTCGAGCACGCGATCTCGGTCCGGCTGGCCGCGGACGAGCTCGCCGGGGTCTGCGCCCCGGACACGGTGCGCATCGACGACTTCATGTCGGTCAAGGAGCGCGGGAGCGTGCAGCATCTCGCCTCGGACGTCACGGGCAGGCTCGACGCGGAGCACACCCCGTGGGACGCGTTCGCCACGCTGTTCCCCGCGGTCACCGCGTCGGGCATCCCGAAGTCCGAGGCCTGCCGGAGGATCCGCGACGCGGAGGGCGAGCCGCGGGGGCTCTACAGCGGGGCCGTGCTGAGCGTCGGCCCGGACGGGACGATGGACGCGGCCCTGGTGCTGCGCACCGTCTTCCGCCGGGACGGCCGGACTTGGCTGCGGGCCGGGGCCGGCGTCGTCGCGCAGTCGACGCCGGAGCGGGAGCTCGAGGAGACGGTCGAGAAGCTGCGCAGTGTCTCCCGCTTCCTGGTGCCCGCCGGGTCCACCGTGTCCGCCGGAGCCGCCGGAGCCGCGGGGTCCACCGTGGCCAACGGATCGGCCGCGCCGCGTGTCCCGGCGGCGGCGTCGTGA
- a CDS encoding Gfo/Idh/MocA family oxidoreductase, whose amino-acid sequence MTRVVVAGTAFGRIYLDAVAGDPEFTLAGILSRGGDGSRAVAARYGVPVFTSVDEVPGDVDAACVVVRSGALGGPGTELALSFLARGIPVLQEHPVHADEIAVCLRAARASGTAYAVHTLYPGLRPVRRFLAAAEVLRNRQRIEFIDAACNSQVAYPLLDVLGRAAGGLRPWEFGEAHGAPGQPFRTLHALLGGVPVTLRVQNQVHPDDADNHSFLLHRIAVGCEGGVLTLADTHGPVLWNPRLHAPRDATGRLVMSGPGTERLAVPSTVVLGEEPPGTYHEVFADLWPDAVATALRELRRAVADPAGRMRAGQWALGVSRTWSDLTARLGLPELVRPGEPEPIPLAELLTVEDVA is encoded by the coding sequence GTGACCCGGGTCGTGGTCGCGGGCACGGCCTTCGGACGGATCTACCTCGACGCCGTCGCGGGTGACCCGGAGTTCACCCTCGCCGGGATCCTGTCCCGCGGGGGCGACGGGTCCCGGGCCGTCGCCGCGCGGTACGGCGTGCCCGTGTTCACCTCCGTCGACGAGGTGCCCGGTGACGTCGACGCCGCCTGCGTGGTCGTCCGGTCCGGGGCACTCGGCGGACCGGGCACCGAGCTGGCCCTGTCGTTCCTCGCCCGGGGGATCCCGGTGCTGCAGGAACACCCGGTGCACGCCGACGAGATCGCGGTGTGCCTGCGCGCGGCGCGCGCGTCCGGCACGGCCTATGCGGTGCACACGCTCTACCCGGGCCTGCGGCCGGTGCGCCGGTTCCTGGCCGCGGCCGAGGTCCTGCGGAACCGGCAGCGGATCGAGTTCATCGACGCCGCCTGCAACAGCCAGGTGGCCTACCCGTTGCTCGACGTGCTGGGCCGTGCCGCGGGCGGGCTGCGGCCCTGGGAGTTCGGCGAGGCGCACGGCGCACCGGGCCAGCCGTTCCGGACCCTGCACGCGCTCCTCGGTGGTGTGCCGGTGACGCTGCGGGTGCAGAACCAGGTGCACCCCGACGACGCGGACAACCACTCCTTCCTGCTGCACCGGATCGCGGTCGGCTGCGAGGGCGGGGTCCTCACCCTCGCCGACACGCACGGCCCGGTCCTGTGGAACCCGCGCCTGCACGCACCGCGTGACGCCACCGGGCGGCTGGTGATGTCCGGACCGGGTACCGAACGCCTCGCCGTACCCAGCACGGTCGTGCTCGGCGAGGAACCCCCCGGCACCTACCACGAGGTGTTCGCCGACCTGTGGCCCGACGCCGTGGCCACCGCGTTGCGCGAGCTGCGCCGGGCCGTGGCGGACCCGGCCGGGCGGATGCGGGCGGGCCAGTGGGCGCTCGGCGTGTCCAGGACGTGGAGCGACCTCACCGCCCGGCTCGGGCTGCCCGAGCTGGTGCGGCCGGGAGAACCGGAACCGATCCCGCTCGCCGAGCTGCTCACCGTGGAGGACGTCGCATGA
- a CDS encoding VOC family protein, which produces MRCSHVLVKVEDLHRAVRDFRDLGFVVHYATAERRARHAHVWFESGPIIEILTTPPGGRFLRRPLDLAFGRGSGARMIRWARSGEGFCDVALLAEDLDRPGVGRRVDWTRTTAGGATTRFSFAYPRHDRVPFLVTPYDPPQHPATITHPNGATALSRVHLDVAPADRAAFDDLVAAGDDIVVHSAASTGVRAIELAGLTRELDRGLLHGAVVLAA; this is translated from the coding sequence ATGAGGTGCAGTCACGTGCTGGTGAAGGTCGAAGACCTGCACCGGGCGGTCCGCGACTTCCGGGACCTGGGGTTCGTCGTCCACTACGCGACCGCGGAGCGCAGGGCCCGGCACGCACACGTCTGGTTCGAGTCCGGGCCGATCATCGAGATCCTGACCACGCCGCCGGGCGGGCGGTTCCTGCGCCGGCCGCTCGACCTGGCGTTCGGCCGGGGCTCCGGGGCACGGATGATCCGGTGGGCACGCTCCGGTGAGGGGTTCTGCGACGTCGCGCTGCTCGCCGAGGACCTCGATCGCCCCGGCGTGGGCCGGCGGGTCGACTGGACCCGGACGACGGCCGGCGGGGCCACGACCCGGTTCTCCTTCGCCTACCCCCGGCACGACCGCGTCCCGTTCCTGGTCACCCCGTACGACCCGCCGCAGCATCCCGCCACGATCACACACCCCAACGGCGCCACGGCGCTGAGCAGGGTGCACCTCGACGTCGCTCCCGCCGACCGGGCGGCGTTCGACGACCTCGTGGCCGCCGGCGACGACATCGTCGTCCACAGCGCCGCGAGCACCGGGGTGCGCGCGATCGAGCTCGCCGGGCTGACCCGCGAGCTCGACCGGGGGCTGCTGCACGGCGCCGTCGTGCTCGCCGCCTGA
- a CDS encoding ABC transporter substrate-binding protein, protein MSITRRDLFRTAGTALGLAGAGAFLAGCGAPAPAPAPVPGNGPGPAGRGGVLRAAFTGAGAAESLDPFGSGSPVDLVRSDVVFDSLFTLRAGEVVPALATGVTVGPGATSFVLTLRAGVRWHDGAPFTARDVAYSFRYMGSADRAYPSELGTYFDLEAVQLRDELTLVVPARWPIGDPALFLAAFPAKMVQDGASFDGGTAIGTGAFRLTAFEAGRETRLTRFDDHWGGAPPADELHLLSLSDPQARVNAVLGDQADLAADIPFATARIGAPAAGLEVRTAGERNRTAFGWVLNTTRAPFDDPRARRAVRLAVDRQALVDAVLLGYGVPGNDLLCAGAAHADSRPPVARDVDEARRLVEESGAGAAEIVIRTSEWETGYNASTQLLVEQLAGIGLDVRAEVVGPAEFFEPVAAAHGVAFSSGPIPLAVMYGRLSAYPPLALADEQFDAAFATAVGSTDEDGRATAWARVQDVMADRGNTVVWGQADVLSLARATVAGVEVRDQAEYPYLGRAGLA, encoded by the coding sequence ATGTCGATCACTCGTCGCGACCTGTTCCGCACGGCGGGAACGGCGCTCGGCCTGGCCGGGGCCGGTGCGTTCCTGGCCGGTTGCGGCGCGCCGGCACCCGCGCCGGCGCCGGTGCCGGGCAACGGCCCCGGGCCCGCCGGCCGGGGTGGCGTGCTGCGGGCGGCCTTCACCGGGGCCGGCGCGGCGGAGAGCCTGGACCCGTTCGGCAGCGGTTCGCCGGTCGACCTCGTCCGCAGCGACGTCGTGTTCGACTCGCTGTTCACCCTGCGGGCCGGCGAGGTCGTGCCGGCGCTCGCGACGGGGGTGACGGTCGGGCCGGGGGCGACCTCGTTCGTGCTGACCCTGCGCGCCGGGGTGCGGTGGCACGACGGAGCACCGTTCACCGCGCGGGACGTGGCCTACAGCTTCCGCTACATGGGTTCCGCGGACCGGGCGTACCCGAGCGAGCTCGGGACGTACTTCGACCTGGAGGCCGTGCAGCTGCGGGACGAGCTCACGCTGGTGGTCCCGGCCCGCTGGCCGATCGGTGACCCGGCCCTGTTCCTGGCCGCCTTCCCGGCCAAGATGGTGCAGGACGGCGCGTCGTTCGACGGCGGTACCGCGATCGGCACCGGCGCGTTCCGGCTCACCGCGTTCGAGGCGGGCCGGGAGACGCGGCTGACCCGCTTCGACGACCACTGGGGCGGTGCGCCGCCCGCCGATGAACTGCACCTGCTGAGCCTGTCCGACCCGCAGGCACGGGTGAACGCCGTGCTGGGGGACCAGGCCGATCTCGCGGCCGACATCCCGTTCGCCACGGCGCGGATCGGGGCACCCGCCGCCGGCCTGGAGGTGCGGACGGCGGGGGAGCGCAACCGGACGGCGTTCGGCTGGGTGCTCAACACCACCCGGGCCCCGTTCGACGACCCGCGCGCCCGCCGCGCGGTCCGGCTCGCCGTCGACCGGCAGGCCCTGGTGGACGCGGTGCTGCTCGGCTACGGCGTGCCCGGCAACGACCTGCTGTGTGCCGGGGCCGCCCACGCCGACTCCCGCCCGCCGGTCGCCCGGGACGTCGACGAGGCCCGGCGGCTGGTCGAGGAGTCCGGTGCCGGGGCCGCGGAGATCGTGATCCGCACGTCGGAGTGGGAGACCGGCTACAACGCCTCCACCCAGCTCCTCGTCGAGCAGCTCGCCGGGATCGGCCTGGACGTCCGCGCGGAGGTCGTCGGACCGGCCGAGTTCTTCGAGCCGGTGGCGGCGGCACACGGCGTCGCGTTCTCCAGCGGCCCGATCCCGCTCGCCGTGATGTACGGCCGGCTGAGCGCCTACCCGCCCCTGGCCCTGGCCGACGAGCAGTTCGACGCGGCGTTCGCGACGGCGGTCGGCAGCACCGACGAGGACGGGCGCGCAACCGCCTGGGCACGGGTCCAGGACGTGATGGCCGACCGCGGCAACACCGTCGTGTGGGGCCAGGCGGACGTGCTGTCCCTGGCGCGGGCGACGGTCGCCGGGGTCGAGGTCCGCGACCAGGCCGAGTACCCGTACCTCGGTCGGGCGGGCCTGGCGTGA
- a CDS encoding ABC transporter permease, with amino-acid sequence MTRSLPRRLLTGAALLATLSLVVFVGVDLLPGDPVTSRVGPGTAPDRIAELRHDLGLDRPVLARYGEWLAGLAHGDLGTSASGRPVADMLSDRPANSAVLAVAALLLLVPLSLGLGLWAAWHGGRTADRVVSAGALLLVSVPEFVVAGALVVVFAGTLRVLPAVSLLAAGESPLSRPEVLVLPVTSLLLVGLAYAVRVIRASAAATLAGPHVEFLRLSGVSPAVVLRRAVVPAVLPVAVQVWLVTGVSFAGGAVLVEKVFSYPGIGELLVTSVQSGDLPVVQAIVLLLGGAMLAVLVLADLAVVALTPRLRTAGAR; translated from the coding sequence GTGACCCGATCCCTGCCCCGCAGGCTGCTGACCGGTGCGGCCCTGCTGGCGACGCTGTCCCTGGTCGTCTTCGTGGGAGTGGACCTGCTGCCCGGCGACCCGGTGACCAGCAGGGTCGGGCCCGGGACGGCACCGGACCGGATCGCCGAGCTGCGGCACGACCTCGGCCTGGACCGGCCGGTGCTCGCCCGGTACGGCGAGTGGCTCGCCGGGCTGGCCCACGGTGACCTCGGCACCTCCGCCTCCGGCCGGCCGGTGGCGGACATGCTGTCCGACCGCCCGGCCAACTCCGCCGTGCTGGCCGTCGCGGCGTTGCTGCTGCTGGTCCCGCTCTCGCTCGGGCTCGGGCTGTGGGCGGCGTGGCACGGCGGCCGGACGGCGGACCGGGTCGTGTCCGCCGGTGCACTGCTGCTGGTGTCGGTGCCGGAGTTCGTCGTGGCCGGGGCGCTGGTGGTGGTGTTCGCCGGGACGCTGCGGGTGCTGCCCGCCGTCTCCCTGCTGGCGGCCGGGGAGAGCCCGTTGTCCCGCCCCGAGGTGCTGGTGCTGCCCGTGACCAGCCTGCTGCTCGTGGGCCTGGCCTACGCGGTGCGGGTGATCCGGGCGTCGGCCGCGGCCACGCTGGCCGGCCCGCACGTGGAGTTCCTGCGGTTGTCCGGGGTGTCGCCCGCGGTCGTCCTGCGGCGCGCGGTCGTCCCCGCCGTGCTGCCGGTCGCGGTGCAGGTCTGGCTGGTCACCGGTGTCTCCTTCGCCGGGGGCGCGGTCCTGGTGGAGAAGGTGTTCAGCTACCCGGGGATCGGGGAACTGCTGGTCACGTCCGTGCAGTCCGGTGACCTCCCGGTGGTCCAGGCGATCGTGCTGCTGCTGGGCGGGGCGATGCTGGCCGTGCTGGTGCTCGCCGATCTCGCCGTGGTGGCACTGACCCCACGGCTGCGCACGGCGGGTGCCCGGTGA
- a CDS encoding ABC transporter permease, producing MRRAARVAFAVLFPVLLLVILAGPELAPHTATAPVGPPYTPPGAGGLLGTDHLGRDVASRVLHGGRPMLLTSVLAALAGSGLGVLAGVTTALAAPGRRWVETVVVRPLDMLAALPPILVLLLVLTALPGRGGLVLAVVLSGVPLSARITRAAAEQVVGRAHVEVAVARGESWGWLLGREVLPLVAGTVLADVGIRFVTAVYLVAAAGFLGLGTSASDWGLLIVEALPGAALQPWALLTPVLGIALLAVAANLGSDGPLRRSRGRVG from the coding sequence GTGAGGCGCGCCGCCCGGGTCGCGTTCGCGGTGCTGTTCCCGGTGCTGTTGCTGGTGATCCTCGCGGGCCCCGAGCTCGCCCCGCACACCGCCACCGCGCCCGTCGGGCCGCCGTACACGCCGCCGGGCGCGGGTGGCCTGCTCGGCACCGACCACCTCGGTCGTGACGTCGCGTCCCGGGTGCTGCACGGCGGCCGGCCGATGCTGCTGACCAGCGTGCTGGCGGCACTCGCCGGCTCCGGCCTCGGCGTGCTGGCCGGTGTGACGACCGCGCTGGCCGCGCCGGGGAGGCGGTGGGTCGAGACCGTCGTGGTGCGGCCGCTGGACATGCTGGCGGCGCTCCCGCCGATCCTGGTCCTGCTGCTCGTGCTCACGGCGCTGCCCGGCCGTGGCGGCCTGGTGCTCGCGGTCGTGCTGTCCGGCGTCCCGCTCTCGGCCCGGATCACCCGGGCCGCCGCGGAGCAGGTCGTGGGACGGGCCCACGTCGAGGTCGCCGTCGCCCGTGGCGAGAGCTGGGGCTGGCTGCTCGGGCGCGAGGTGCTCCCGCTCGTCGCGGGCACCGTGCTGGCCGACGTCGGGATCCGCTTCGTGACGGCCGTGTACCTGGTCGCGGCGGCCGGGTTCCTCGGTCTGGGCACGTCGGCGTCGGACTGGGGACTGCTGATCGTGGAGGCGCTGCCGGGCGCCGCGTTGCAGCCGTGGGCCCTGCTCACCCCGGTGCTCGGCATCGCGCTGCTCGCCGTGGCCGCGAACCTCGGATCCGACGGCCCGCTCCGGCGGTCGAGGGGGCGTGTCGGATGA
- a CDS encoding ABC transporter ATP-binding protein — protein MNRLVELDGLRLRAGDRALLDGVDLALDAGEAVGLVGASGSGKTTLALAVLGHLRAGVRHDGGRIRVQGRDMLPAPAPGVRGCVLGYLGQDPGAALNPYARVSSTLRTAAGGGREVVAGELLERVGLPPDLARRYPHQLSGGQQQRVGLAAALARDPRLLVLDEPTTALDLVAKAEVLHEIRRLREAGVALLWVSHDLGTVRSLVDRVAVLDDGRVVEDRPVHDVLAAPESPAARTLIATGRPADTRVRPGDAVVLSGRALGAGHRGAEVLSDVTLDLHRGECLAVLGASGAGKSTLARCLAGLHRPSAGTVLLHGTALAPDVRRRSGADRAAIGLVAQNPAEALHPYQDVRTALVRPLRRLRGVRSRAAGDTEVTRLLGAVGLPPSTADRRPGELSGGQRQRVALARALAARPDVLICDEVTSALDSATRAEVLDLLTGLRAATGVAVLLITHDPWLATAASDRLLVLAGGRVRVTGPTADLLPPGADPDVHLTRLLVPTYPEGAVQA, from the coding sequence ATGAACCGGCTGGTCGAACTGGACGGCCTGCGGCTGCGGGCCGGGGACCGGGCGCTCCTGGACGGCGTCGACCTGGCGCTGGACGCCGGTGAGGCGGTCGGGCTCGTCGGCGCGTCGGGTTCGGGCAAGACGACACTCGCGCTCGCCGTGCTCGGGCACCTCCGCGCGGGCGTCCGGCACGACGGCGGCCGGATCCGGGTGCAGGGCCGGGACATGCTGCCCGCGCCGGCACCGGGGGTCCGGGGCTGCGTGCTCGGCTACCTGGGCCAGGACCCGGGAGCGGCACTCAACCCGTACGCGCGGGTGTCGTCCACGCTGCGGACCGCCGCGGGCGGCGGGCGCGAGGTCGTGGCGGGGGAGCTGCTGGAACGGGTCGGGCTCCCGCCGGACCTCGCCCGTCGCTACCCGCACCAGCTCTCCGGCGGCCAGCAGCAGCGTGTCGGTCTGGCGGCGGCGCTGGCCCGCGACCCCCGCCTCCTGGTGCTGGACGAACCGACGACCGCGCTCGACCTGGTCGCCAAGGCCGAGGTGCTGCACGAGATCCGGCGGCTGCGCGAGGCCGGTGTCGCGCTGCTGTGGGTCAGCCACGACCTCGGCACCGTGCGGTCGCTCGTCGACCGGGTGGCGGTGCTCGACGACGGACGGGTGGTCGAGGACCGGCCGGTGCACGACGTGCTCGCCGCGCCGGAGTCACCGGCGGCACGGACGCTGATCGCGACCGGGCGGCCCGCGGACACCCGGGTGCGGCCCGGCGACGCGGTCGTCCTGAGTGGGCGCGCGCTCGGTGCGGGGCACCGCGGGGCCGAGGTGCTCAGCGACGTCACGCTCGACCTCCACCGCGGCGAGTGCCTCGCCGTGCTGGGTGCCTCCGGCGCCGGGAAGAGCACGCTCGCGCGGTGCCTGGCCGGGTTGCACCGGCCCAGCGCCGGGACGGTCCTGCTGCACGGCACCGCGCTCGCGCCGGACGTCCGCCGGCGCAGCGGCGCCGACCGGGCCGCGATCGGCCTCGTCGCGCAGAACCCGGCCGAGGCGCTGCACCCGTACCAGGACGTCCGGACCGCGCTGGTCCGCCCGCTGCGCCGGCTGCGCGGCGTCCGGTCGCGCGCCGCAGGGGACACCGAGGTGACCCGGCTGCTCGGCGCGGTCGGGCTCCCGCCGTCGACGGCGGACCGCCGGCCGGGCGAGCTGTCCGGTGGACAGCGACAGCGGGTGGCGCTGGCGAGGGCCCTCGCCGCCCGGCCGGACGTGCTGATCTGCGACGAGGTGACCTCGGCGCTCGACAGCGCGACCCGGGCCGAGGTGCTGGACCTGCTGACCGGGCTGCGCGCCGCGACGGGCGTCGCCGTCCTGCTGATCACGCACGACCCGTGGCTGGCGACGGCCGCGTCGGACCGCCTGCTGGTGCTCGCCGGCGGCCGGGTCCGGGTGACCGGGCCGACGGCCGACCTGTTGCCACCCGGCGCCGACCCGGACGTGCACCTGACCCGATTGCTCGTCCCCACGTACCCCGAAGGAGCTGTGCAGGCATGA